A genomic segment from Fibrobacter sp. UWR4 encodes:
- a CDS encoding GerW family sporulation protein produces MAIEKLAETLLEKLRFITKAETVIGNPIQAGEATIIPVSRVSVGFGFGGHQNKGDTSASGGGASVEPVAFLVINGEDVRIMPITKDSSLASKVMDIIPDVVNKFSKKKED; encoded by the coding sequence ATGGCTATTGAAAAACTCGCAGAAACTCTTTTGGAAAAGCTCCGTTTCATCACCAAGGCAGAAACGGTTATCGGTAACCCCATCCAGGCTGGTGAAGCAACCATCATTCCCGTAAGCCGCGTCTCCGTTGGTTTCGGCTTTGGCGGTCACCAGAACAAGGGCGACACTTCCGCCTCCGGTGGCGGCGCTTCCGTAGAACCGGTAGCCTTCCTGGTCATCAATGGCGAAGACGTCCGTATTATGCCTATTACCAAGGATAGTTCTCTGGCATCCAAGGTCATGGATATTATTCCTGACGTGGTGAACAAGTTCAGCAAGAAGAAGGAAGACTAA
- the dtd gene encoding D-aminoacyl-tRNA deacylase produces the protein MKFLIQRVTNAQVDIDGETVGKINKGYMILIGVGEEDTREEADRLIRKMLNLRIFADENGKTNLSIKDVNGELLLVSQFTLYANCNKGNRPTFNGAGNPTLANDLYEYIIAECRKEVKVVETGRFGADMQVSLTNDGPFTIMLE, from the coding sequence ATGAAGTTTTTAATCCAGCGTGTAACAAACGCCCAGGTGGACATTGACGGGGAAACCGTCGGCAAGATCAACAAGGGCTACATGATCCTCATCGGAGTCGGAGAAGAAGACACCAGGGAAGAGGCGGACCGCCTCATCCGCAAGATGCTGAACCTCCGTATTTTCGCCGACGAAAACGGGAAGACCAATCTTTCTATCAAGGACGTGAACGGCGAACTCCTGCTGGTATCCCAGTTTACCCTCTACGCCAACTGCAACAAGGGAAACCGCCCTACGTTCAATGGAGCAGGCAATCCTACTTTGGCCAACGATCTTTACGAGTACATCATTGCGGAATGCAGGAAGGAAGTGAAAGTCGTAGAAACGGGACGATTCGGCGCAGACATGCAGGTAAGCCTCACGAACGACGGTCCCTTCACCATTATGCTGGAGTAA
- a CDS encoding DUF2569 family protein: MAIGGLLILVGIGVVVGPLFGGCNLYQDLALVYDSKLQMVVQLVPAYKFIYGTSFAMDIASFAFVLLLPYLFFARKATFPKVYIFSLVFSVATPVIAVFLVTIANSIYMEGTSNFSDALQLLNRNSLIRGAIKCCVWIPYMCCSSRVKNTFVR, translated from the coding sequence ATGGCTATTGGCGGGTTGTTGATCCTTGTTGGGATTGGCGTTGTGGTTGGCCCCTTGTTTGGTGGGTGCAATCTTTATCAGGATCTGGCTTTGGTGTATGATTCCAAATTGCAGATGGTCGTTCAGCTTGTTCCGGCTTATAAATTTATCTACGGAACATCCTTCGCGATGGATATTGCGTCGTTCGCTTTTGTTTTACTGTTGCCGTATCTTTTTTTTGCAAGAAAGGCGACTTTTCCTAAAGTCTATATTTTTTCTTTGGTTTTCTCAGTTGCGACACCTGTGATTGCAGTATTCTTGGTCACGATTGCAAACAGCATATATATGGAAGGGACTTCGAACTTTTCGGACGCGCTTCAACTTTTGAATAGAAATTCGCTTATTCGAGGCGCAATCAAATGTTGTGTCTGGATTCCATACATGTGTTGTTCCTCCCGCGTGAAGAATACTTTTGTCCGTTAG